From the genome of Bosea sp. Tri-49, one region includes:
- a CDS encoding Ldh family oxidoreductase has protein sequence MTRLSLEAAEQKVANLFIEAGASPANAASVAWALVMAEADGLKGHGLMRIPTYLAMLCAGKIDGQAIPIARKPKPGVLAIDAGHGFAYPAIDLAVSELPEIARAQGIASAPIRRSSHCGAAGLHVERLAEQGLVALLFANTPGAMAPWGGSKPIFGTNPIAFAAPLAGREPVVIDMALSKVARGPIVAASQKGTPIPEGWALDAAGNPTTDAKAALGGTMVPLGDAKGATLAMMVEILAAALVGTHFAFQASPFFNDEGGPSDTGQLILAIDPASMGGNWFAERMRMLTHAIEEQPGTRLPGVRRLGLRAKARAEGIEMPDVPPFA, from the coding sequence ATGACACGGCTCTCGCTCGAAGCGGCCGAGCAGAAGGTCGCGAACCTCTTCATCGAGGCCGGTGCCTCGCCCGCCAATGCCGCCTCCGTCGCCTGGGCTTTGGTGATGGCCGAGGCCGATGGCCTTAAGGGCCACGGCCTGATGCGGATCCCGACCTATCTCGCCATGCTGTGTGCCGGCAAGATCGATGGGCAAGCCATACCGATTGCGCGCAAGCCCAAGCCGGGCGTTCTGGCGATCGATGCCGGCCACGGCTTCGCCTATCCCGCGATTGATCTCGCTGTCAGCGAATTGCCCGAGATCGCCCGTGCGCAGGGGATCGCGTCGGCTCCGATCCGCCGTTCCAGCCATTGCGGCGCGGCCGGCCTGCATGTCGAACGCCTGGCGGAGCAGGGGCTGGTCGCGCTGCTCTTCGCCAACACGCCCGGCGCTATGGCACCCTGGGGCGGCTCGAAGCCGATCTTCGGCACCAATCCGATCGCCTTCGCCGCGCCGCTTGCCGGCCGCGAGCCAGTGGTCATCGACATGGCCTTGTCCAAGGTCGCGCGCGGCCCGATCGTCGCGGCGAGCCAGAAGGGCACACCGATTCCCGAAGGCTGGGCGCTCGATGCGGCCGGCAACCCGACGACAGACGCCAAGGCTGCGCTCGGCGGCACCATGGTTCCGCTCGGCGACGCCAAGGGCGCGACGCTGGCGATGATGGTCGAGATTCTGGCCGCCGCTCTGGTCGGTACGCATTTCGCCTTCCAGGCCTCGCCCTTCTTCAACGACGAAGGCGGTCCGTCCGATACCGGCCAGCTCATCCTCGCTATCGACCCTGCGAGCATGGGCGGCAACTGGTTCGCCGAGCGCATGAGGATGCTGACCCATGCGATCGAGGAGCAACCAGGAACGCGGCTGCCGGGCGTCAGGCGACTCGGGTTGCGCGCGAAAGCGCGGGCCGAGGGGATCGAGATGCCTGATGTGCCTCCCTTCGCCTGA
- a CDS encoding hydroxyacid dehydrogenase translates to MTDIVITEFMDEAAVAALQARYKVHHDPDLFGKPDELARLVTDVPALIVRNQTQVRGEVLAAAKNLKVVGRLGVGLDNIDMDACAARDIKVFPATGANSLSVVEYVIGTAMTLLRGAYFANAAMIAGEFPKTKLIGREIAGKRMGLVGFGAIARDVARHARALGMTVAAYDPYVAADAPVWQGIEKLELDALLSTSDVISIHLPLTPQTQGLIGEAAFARMKTDAILINAARGGIMDEAALVAALQGGRLGGAALDVFEQEPLKADGAKLFAGTPSLILTPHIAGNTVESNGRVSGLVAERVMAALEGRT, encoded by the coding sequence ATGACCGACATCGTCATCACCGAATTCATGGACGAGGCGGCGGTGGCGGCGCTGCAGGCGCGCTACAAGGTGCATCACGACCCGGACCTCTTCGGCAAGCCTGACGAGCTTGCGCGGCTGGTCACCGATGTGCCCGCGCTGATCGTGCGCAACCAGACCCAGGTGCGCGGCGAGGTCCTGGCAGCGGCAAAGAACCTAAAGGTCGTCGGCCGGCTCGGCGTCGGCCTCGACAATATTGACATGGACGCCTGCGCGGCGCGCGACATCAAGGTGTTTCCCGCGACCGGCGCCAACAGCCTGTCGGTTGTCGAGTACGTCATCGGCACGGCGATGACGCTGCTGCGCGGCGCCTATTTCGCCAATGCGGCGATGATCGCCGGCGAGTTCCCCAAGACCAAGCTGATCGGCCGCGAGATCGCCGGCAAGCGCATGGGTCTCGTCGGCTTCGGCGCGATCGCGCGCGACGTCGCTCGGCACGCCAGGGCGCTCGGCATGACGGTTGCGGCCTACGACCCTTATGTTGCCGCGGATGCGCCCGTCTGGCAGGGCATCGAGAAGCTCGAGCTCGACGCATTGCTTTCGACCTCGGATGTGATCTCGATCCATCTGCCGCTGACGCCGCAAACGCAGGGGCTGATCGGCGAGGCGGCTTTCGCGAGGATGAAGACCGACGCGATCCTGATCAACGCGGCCCGCGGCGGCATCATGGACGAGGCGGCGCTGGTCGCGGCGCTGCAGGGCGGGCGCCTCGGCGGCGCGGCGCTCGATGTCTTCGAGCAGGAGCCGCTCAAGGCCGATGGCGCAAAACTCTTCGCCGGCACGCCCAGCCTGATTCTGACGCCGCATATCGCCGGCAACACGGTGGAATCGAACGGCCGCGTTTCCGGGCTCGTCGCCGAGCGGGTGATGGCGGCGCTGGAGGGGCGCACATGA
- a CDS encoding metal-dependent hydrolase, translating into MQLTWFGHSAFRLDLPGASVLIDPFFTGNPAFEGDAAAAGKGVSHIVVTHGHGDHVGDTLAIAAANDATVITNYDLCMHLASKGLKKFQPMNTGGTVDLGAFSVTLVRADHSAGMGEAGVAVPVGNANGAIIKAAGEKTLWHMGDTDIFSDMALLAEIHGVEACICPIGDRFTMGARTAALAMTRFVKPKLAIPCHYGSFPIIAQDAAVFVEGLKGSGIEALVPEKGKAATI; encoded by the coding sequence ATGCAGCTCACCTGGTTCGGCCATTCGGCGTTTCGGCTCGACCTGCCCGGCGCCTCGGTCCTGATCGATCCGTTCTTCACCGGCAACCCGGCCTTCGAGGGCGATGCCGCCGCTGCCGGCAAGGGCGTCAGCCATATCGTCGTCACCCATGGCCATGGCGACCATGTCGGCGACACGCTCGCCATCGCTGCGGCGAACGACGCCACCGTGATCACCAATTACGACCTGTGCATGCACCTCGCCTCAAAGGGCCTGAAGAAATTCCAGCCGATGAACACCGGCGGCACCGTCGATCTCGGCGCCTTCTCGGTGACCCTGGTCCGCGCCGACCATTCGGCCGGCATGGGCGAGGCCGGCGTGGCCGTTCCGGTCGGCAACGCCAATGGCGCGATCATCAAGGCGGCGGGCGAAAAGACGCTCTGGCACATGGGCGACACCGACATCTTCTCTGACATGGCCCTGCTCGCCGAAATCCACGGCGTCGAGGCCTGCATCTGCCCGATCGGCGACCGCTTCACCATGGGCGCCAGGACGGCGGCGCTGGCGATGACCCGCTTCGTCAAGCCGAAGCTCGCGATTCCCTGCCATTACGGCTCCTTCCCGATCATCGCCCAGGATGCGGCGGTCTTCGTGGAGGGGCTGAAGGGCAGCGGGATCGAGGCGCTGGTGCCAGAGAAGGGCAAGGCGGCGACGATCTGA
- the ade gene encoding adenine deaminase, with protein MTDAATLARRIAQGRGDEPADLVIRGAQLFDLVSGELIETDIALCGDTIVGTHGRYEGKRTFDATGLIVVPGFIDTHLHVESSLVTPLEFERCVLPHGVTTAICDPHEISNVLGAEGIRYFLACAEAMRMDLRVQLSSCVPATHLETAGAALEAGDLTPFMDHPKVIGLAEFMNFPGVLHRDPGCLAKLEAFSHRHIDGHAPLMRGLDLNGYLSAGIRTDHETTTTEEAREKLAKGMAILIREGSVSKDLHALIPLITRDASPFLAFCTDDRNPLDIAEEGHLDYMIRTAIAHGADVLATYRTASLSAARNFGLFDRGFIGPGKRADIVLIDDLAACRVKQVFAGGRLVEDTLFADRTTISPVGLASVRSRRLAPEDFAVTARDGETPVIGVVPGRIITERLSMRLPMQDGLALPDLDQDAVKVTVIERHGRNGGIASGFVHGFGMKHGAIASSVGHDSHNLCVVGVDEASMAAAANRLIETGGGFAVADGGKVTAELALPVAGLMSDQPFETVRHGLEGLRAAAKALGVVLAEPFLQVAFLTLPVIPHLKITDKGLVDVDRFDFI; from the coding sequence ATGACCGATGCAGCCACCCTCGCCCGCCGGATCGCGCAAGGGCGCGGTGACGAGCCTGCCGATCTCGTCATCCGCGGCGCACAGCTGTTCGATCTCGTCTCGGGCGAGCTGATCGAAACGGATATCGCGCTCTGCGGCGACACGATCGTCGGCACCCATGGCCGCTACGAGGGCAAAAGGACTTTCGACGCGACCGGTCTGATCGTCGTGCCCGGCTTCATCGACACGCATCTGCACGTCGAATCCTCGCTGGTGACGCCGCTCGAATTCGAGCGCTGCGTGCTGCCGCACGGCGTAACCACCGCGATCTGTGATCCGCACGAGATCTCCAACGTGCTGGGCGCCGAGGGCATCCGCTATTTCCTCGCATGTGCCGAGGCGATGCGGATGGATCTACGCGTCCAGCTCTCGAGCTGCGTGCCGGCGACGCATCTGGAGACGGCGGGTGCGGCGCTGGAGGCTGGCGACCTCACCCCGTTCATGGACCACCCCAAAGTGATCGGCCTCGCCGAGTTCATGAACTTCCCCGGCGTGCTCCATCGCGATCCCGGCTGCCTCGCCAAGCTCGAAGCCTTTTCGCACCGGCATATCGACGGCCACGCGCCGCTGATGCGTGGGCTCGACCTCAACGGCTATCTTTCCGCCGGCATCCGCACCGACCACGAGACCACGACCACCGAGGAGGCCCGCGAAAAGCTGGCCAAGGGCATGGCGATCCTGATCCGTGAGGGCTCGGTCTCGAAGGACCTGCATGCGCTGATCCCACTGATCACGCGCGACGCCTCGCCTTTCCTCGCCTTCTGCACCGACGATCGCAACCCGCTGGATATCGCCGAGGAAGGCCATCTCGACTACATGATCCGCACCGCGATCGCCCATGGCGCGGATGTGCTCGCGACCTATCGTACGGCCAGCCTCTCGGCCGCGCGGAATTTCGGCCTGTTCGACCGCGGCTTCATCGGCCCGGGCAAGCGCGCCGACATCGTGCTGATCGACGATCTCGCCGCCTGTCGTGTCAAACAAGTGTTCGCCGGTGGCAGGCTGGTCGAGGACACTTTGTTCGCTGACAGGACGACGATTTCACCTGTCGGACTCGCCAGCGTCCGCAGCCGCAGGCTGGCACCGGAGGATTTCGCGGTGACGGCGCGTGACGGCGAGACGCCGGTGATCGGTGTCGTGCCCGGCCGTATCATCACCGAGCGGCTTTCGATGCGCCTGCCGATGCAGGATGGCCTGGCCCTGCCCGATCTCGATCAGGATGCCGTCAAGGTCACGGTGATCGAGCGCCATGGTCGCAATGGCGGCATCGCCAGCGGCTTCGTCCATGGCTTCGGCATGAAGCACGGCGCCATCGCCTCCTCGGTCGGCCATGACAGCCACAATCTCTGCGTCGTCGGTGTCGACGAGGCCTCGATGGCGGCGGCGGCCAACCGGCTGATCGAGACCGGCGGCGGCTTCGCTGTGGCTGATGGCGGCAAGGTCACGGCTGAGCTCGCGCTGCCCGTCGCCGGGCTGATGAGCGACCAGCCTTTCGAGACGGTGCGGCACGGGCTTGAGGGCCTGCGCGCGGCGGCCAAGGCGCTCGGCGTCGTGCTGGCCGAACCCTTCCTGCAGGTCGCTTTCCTGACCCTGCCGGTGATCCCGCATCTGAAGATCACCGACAAAGGCCTTGTCGACGTTGATCGATTCGATTTTATCTAG